A single region of the Bacteroides luhongzhouii genome encodes:
- a CDS encoding DUF4038 domain-containing protein, translated as MFKRFSICYILFMFCITGTSAQEDRWTGNATNLSKGNLRVNSSGRYLEYSDGTPFLYMGDTAWELISRLNDKETELYLENRREKGFTVIQTVILDELDDMDVSSNGEPKLSDGNIDKPAPGYFTHVDKVISLAAAKGLYIALLPTWGDKVDKQWGKGPEIFTPENAYRYGKWLGERYMNAPNLIWIIGGDRSGDGKNFAIWNALATGIKSVDKNHLMTYHPHGEHSSSFWFHNASWLDFNMCQSGHAQQDFAIYQRLLLPDLKKEPHKPCMDGEPRYENIPINFKKENGRFGDDDIRHTLYQSMFSGACGYTYGCNDIWQMFDTGREPKCDADTPWYQSMDKQGAWDLIHFRRLWEKFDFTQGKKQQTIFGNIPLENKNYPVAFGNKDYLLVYFPLGGERTIYLPSMKASKRSLKWMNPRNGRITFHQNTTADTILVSSPTKGKGNDWVLIIE; from the coding sequence ATGTTCAAACGATTCTCCATCTGCTATATTTTATTCATGTTTTGTATAACTGGAACTTCCGCCCAAGAAGACCGGTGGACAGGAAACGCCACGAATCTATCCAAAGGAAACTTAAGGGTAAATTCTTCAGGACGTTACCTAGAATACAGTGACGGAACTCCTTTTCTCTACATGGGAGATACAGCATGGGAACTCATCAGCCGCTTAAATGACAAAGAGACTGAACTATATTTGGAGAATCGCAGAGAAAAAGGATTTACCGTCATACAAACGGTAATCCTGGATGAATTAGATGATATGGATGTTTCATCTAACGGAGAACCTAAGTTAAGTGACGGCAATATTGACAAGCCCGCTCCCGGCTATTTCACTCATGTAGACAAAGTTATTTCTCTGGCAGCAGCCAAAGGTTTATACATAGCTCTACTACCAACCTGGGGAGATAAGGTAGACAAACAATGGGGAAAAGGACCGGAGATTTTTACACCGGAAAATGCATATAGATACGGCAAATGGTTAGGAGAACGCTATATGAACGCACCCAATCTGATATGGATAATAGGAGGTGATCGAAGTGGAGACGGAAAAAACTTTGCCATTTGGAATGCATTAGCAACCGGTATTAAAAGTGTAGACAAAAACCATTTGATGACCTATCATCCTCATGGAGAGCACTCATCCTCGTTCTGGTTTCACAATGCTTCGTGGCTGGATTTTAATATGTGTCAATCCGGACACGCACAACAAGATTTCGCAATCTATCAACGTCTGCTTTTGCCCGATTTAAAAAAGGAACCACACAAGCCATGCATGGACGGAGAACCCCGATATGAAAATATTCCGATCAATTTCAAAAAAGAAAATGGAAGATTTGGAGATGATGATATCCGCCATACACTTTACCAAAGTATGTTCAGCGGAGCTTGTGGATATACATACGGCTGTAATGATATATGGCAGATGTTTGATACCGGACGTGAGCCTAAATGTGACGCCGACACTCCATGGTACCAATCAATGGATAAACAAGGAGCATGGGACTTAATTCACTTTCGCAGATTATGGGAAAAATTTGACTTTACTCAAGGAAAAAAACAACAAACCATCTTTGGCAATATACCTTTAGAAAATAAAAACTATCCCGTAGCATTCGGCAACAAAGACTACTTATTAGTATATTTTCCACTAGGTGGAGAGAGAACGATTTATTTGCCTTCAATGAAGGCATCCAAACGGTCTTTAAAGTGGATGAATCCTCGCAATGGAAGAATCACATTCCATCAAAATACAACAGCAGATACCATTCTCGTATCCTCTCCCACAAAGGGAAAAGGAAATGACTGGGTTTTAATTATAGAATAA
- a CDS encoding MFS transporter, producing the protein MENIKLREKIGYGLGDAASSMFWKLFTMYLLFFYTDVVGISSAVVGTMFLITRIWDTFLDPFVGILGDRTNSRWGKFRPYLLWIAIPFGICGILTFSSFGDNMTTKIIFAYATYTLMMMVYSLINVPYASLLGVMSANPQVRTEFSSYRMTFAFGGSILVLFLIEPLVDIFSKMKITENIPDIAFGWQMAAVVFAIMASGMFLLTFLWTKERVQPIKEEKGSLKEDLKDLGRNKPWWILLCAGIMALVFNSLRDGSAVFYFKYYVDSSDTFSFSFMNSAITLITIYLVLGQAANILGIMFVPSLTKRIGKKKTYFVAMVGATILSVLFYFLPKDFIWGILCLQVLISICAGIISPLLWSMYADISDYSEWKTGRRATGLIFSSSSMSQKFGWTIGGALTGWLLAYFGFKANVIQSDFAQTGICMMMSIFPAIATMLSAFFISRYPLNEKRLYEISTELEERRKK; encoded by the coding sequence ATGGAAAACATAAAACTAAGAGAAAAAATCGGGTATGGATTAGGAGATGCTGCTTCTTCCATGTTTTGGAAGTTATTCACAATGTATCTGCTATTCTTCTACACAGACGTGGTAGGTATCTCTTCGGCAGTGGTAGGAACAATGTTCCTTATCACACGCATTTGGGACACTTTCCTCGATCCGTTTGTCGGAATATTAGGCGACCGGACAAACTCACGCTGGGGTAAATTCCGCCCCTACCTACTATGGATAGCCATACCATTCGGCATCTGTGGTATACTGACCTTCTCATCTTTTGGAGATAACATGACTACCAAAATAATATTTGCCTATGCCACATATACCCTTATGATGATGGTATATTCATTAATCAATGTTCCGTACGCATCTCTATTAGGAGTAATGTCTGCCAATCCACAAGTACGCACAGAGTTCTCCTCCTACCGCATGACATTTGCTTTTGGAGGAAGTATTCTGGTACTATTCCTCATTGAGCCACTGGTTGATATATTCAGTAAAATGAAGATAACGGAAAATATACCTGACATCGCTTTCGGCTGGCAGATGGCTGCAGTCGTATTTGCGATTATGGCTAGTGGAATGTTTTTATTAACTTTTCTATGGACAAAAGAAAGAGTGCAGCCCATAAAGGAAGAAAAAGGATCACTGAAAGAAGATCTGAAAGATCTGGGCAGAAACAAACCCTGGTGGATTCTTTTATGCGCAGGAATCATGGCATTAGTGTTCAATTCTCTTCGTGACGGTTCTGCTGTATTCTATTTCAAATATTATGTAGACAGCTCCGATACATTCTCTTTCTCATTCATGAATAGTGCCATTACTCTAATCACGATCTACTTGGTATTAGGACAAGCCGCCAATATCCTCGGAATCATGTTTGTGCCATCACTCACCAAAAGAATCGGTAAAAAGAAAACTTATTTTGTAGCAATGGTTGGCGCTACCATTCTAAGTGTTTTATTCTACTTCCTTCCTAAAGATTTTATCTGGGGAATTCTTTGTTTACAGGTCTTAATAAGTATCTGTGCGGGTATTATTTCTCCTTTATTATGGTCTATGTATGCAGATATATCAGACTATTCCGAATGGAAAACCGGAAGACGGGCAACCGGCCTGATATTCTCTTCTTCGTCCATGTCTCAAAAGTTCGGTTGGACAATCGGAGGTGCTTTGACCGGATGGCTACTGGCCTATTTCGGTTTCAAAGCAAATGTAATCCAATCCGACTTTGCTCAAACCGGCATTTGTATGATGATGAGTATCTTCCCGGCAATTGCCACCATGCTATCAGCATTCTTCATTTCACGTTATCCGTTAAATGAAAAAAGATTATATGAAATATCAACAGAACTCGAAGAGAGAAGAAAAAAGTAA
- a CDS encoding glycoside hydrolase family 5 protein: MKKVFISAFLLLSLLTLNGCKSNQPPVKETGEPYGVNLACADFGSSFPGEYNKDYTYPTDQDLEYWQKKGLKLIRLPFKWERLQLDLKGPLNQHDLNKMKELVRAAEKRDMVVLLDLHNYCRRFMNNEHTLIGNNGLTIEDLASFWQAIAKEFSTFKNIYGYGLMNEPHDLAPGTKWFDMAQASINAIREVDTNTLIMVGGNDWSSAERWIEQSDTLKFLKDPANNLAFEAHVYFDKDASGTYKYSYEEEECYPEKGIDRVKPFVEWIKQNKFHGFIGEYGIPDNDPRWNETLDLFLGYLQENGINGTYWAAGPWWDTYFMAITPKDGKDRPQMPIIEKYTSTLKK; encoded by the coding sequence ATGAAAAAAGTTTTTATTTCGGCTTTTCTACTACTTAGCCTTCTTACTCTAAATGGATGTAAAAGTAATCAACCTCCGGTAAAAGAGACAGGTGAACCTTACGGAGTAAACTTGGCATGCGCGGACTTCGGTTCATCTTTCCCCGGTGAGTATAATAAAGACTATACCTACCCGACAGATCAAGACCTCGAATATTGGCAAAAGAAAGGGCTGAAACTTATCCGGTTACCATTTAAATGGGAACGGCTACAACTTGACTTAAAAGGACCGCTAAACCAACATGACCTCAATAAAATGAAAGAATTGGTCAGAGCAGCAGAGAAACGCGATATGGTGGTTCTTCTCGACTTACACAATTACTGTCGCCGCTTCATGAACAACGAACATACCCTCATTGGAAACAATGGATTAACAATCGAAGACCTAGCTTCTTTCTGGCAAGCTATTGCTAAAGAATTCTCGACTTTTAAAAACATATATGGCTACGGGCTAATGAACGAACCACATGATCTGGCCCCGGGAACCAAGTGGTTCGACATGGCGCAAGCGTCCATCAATGCCATACGAGAAGTCGACACAAATACGCTTATTATGGTAGGCGGCAACGACTGGTCATCAGCAGAGCGCTGGATTGAACAGAGTGATACACTCAAATTCTTAAAAGACCCGGCTAATAACCTTGCTTTTGAAGCTCATGTATATTTTGACAAGGATGCATCCGGTACATACAAATATTCATACGAAGAGGAAGAATGTTATCCAGAGAAAGGAATCGACCGGGTAAAACCATTTGTAGAATGGATCAAGCAGAATAAATTCCATGGTTTTATCGGAGAGTATGGAATACCCGACAACGATCCCCGTTGGAATGAAACCCTCGACTTATTCTTGGGATATTTACAAGAAAATGGGATCAATGGTACATATTGGGCTGCGGGTCCGTGGTGGGATACCTATTTCATGGCAATCACCCCCAAAGACGGGAAAGACAGACCGCAAATGCCTATCATTGAGAAATATACAAGTACCTTAAAAAAATAG
- a CDS encoding glycoside hydrolase family 130 protein has protein sequence MKSNRLEELTQNYEALINRKNEICNNSNGIYKRYYHPVLTAEHAPLIWKYDFDEKQNPFMEERIGINAVMNTGAIKINHKYYLVARVEGADRKSFFAVAESNSPVDGFRFWDYPIEMPETDIPDTNMYDMRLTAHEDGWIYGIFCAERKDTNAPAGDLSSAVAVAGIARTKDLKTWQRLPDLKSPSQQRNVVLHPEFVNGKYALYTRPQDGFIDAGNGGGIGWALIDDICHAEIKEEKIINKRFYHTIKEVKNGEGPHPIKTPQGWLHLAHGVRGCAAGLRYVLYLYMTSLEDPTEIIAEPAGYFMAPIGEERIGDVSNVLFSNGWIEDDNGKIYIYYASSDTRLHVAESTVSQLVDYCLHTPTDGFRSIESVKRIITMVNHNKQYLKQ, from the coding sequence ATGAAAAGTAATAGATTAGAAGAGCTAACACAAAATTATGAAGCTCTTATCAACCGAAAAAATGAGATATGTAACAATAGCAACGGTATATATAAACGTTACTACCACCCTGTATTAACAGCAGAACATGCACCACTCATCTGGAAGTATGATTTTGATGAAAAACAAAACCCATTCATGGAAGAAAGAATTGGTATCAACGCTGTAATGAATACGGGAGCCATCAAGATCAATCATAAATACTATCTTGTGGCGCGTGTGGAAGGAGCAGACCGAAAATCATTCTTTGCAGTAGCAGAAAGTAATAGTCCCGTAGACGGATTTCGTTTTTGGGATTATCCGATAGAAATGCCGGAGACAGACATTCCTGATACCAATATGTACGATATGCGCCTGACCGCACATGAAGATGGATGGATTTATGGCATTTTTTGTGCGGAACGCAAAGATACAAACGCTCCAGCCGGTGATTTATCTTCCGCAGTAGCCGTTGCAGGTATTGCACGAACAAAAGACCTGAAAACATGGCAACGCTTGCCGGATCTGAAATCTCCGAGCCAGCAACGTAACGTAGTGCTTCATCCGGAATTTGTGAATGGGAAGTATGCCCTGTATACCCGCCCTCAAGATGGTTTTATTGACGCCGGCAATGGAGGAGGTATCGGATGGGCACTCATAGATGACATCTGTCATGCCGAAATAAAAGAGGAAAAAATCATCAATAAACGGTTTTATCATACGATCAAGGAGGTAAAAAATGGAGAAGGGCCACACCCCATTAAAACTCCACAAGGATGGTTACATTTAGCACATGGTGTAAGAGGATGCGCAGCCGGATTACGCTATGTATTATACTTATACATGACTTCTTTAGAAGATCCGACAGAAATTATAGCTGAACCTGCAGGTTATTTCATGGCCCCTATAGGAGAAGAAAGAATCGGTGATGTATCGAATGTATTATTCTCAAACGGATGGATTGAAGATGATAACGGAAAAATTTATATCTATTATGCGTCTTCGGACACCCGTCTTCATGTAGCCGAATCAACAGTAAGCCAGCTTGTAGATTATTGTCTGCACACACCAACCGACGGTTTCCGTTCTATAGAATCTGTAAAGCGGATCATTACTATGGTAAACCACAATAAACAATACCTGAAACAATAA